From Syngnathus typhle isolate RoL2023-S1 ecotype Sweden linkage group LG13, RoL_Styp_1.0, whole genome shotgun sequence, a single genomic window includes:
- the LOC133165125 gene encoding endophilin-A2-like isoform X2, with protein MSVAGIKKQFYKASQMVSEKVGGAEGTKLDEDFKDLERKADVTSKAVLDVINKTTEYLQPNPAHRTKLAMLNTVSKFRGQLNSPGYPQSEALLGESMMKYGADLGHDNNFGAALMAVGESMKKLAAVKDSLDIDVKQNFIDPLQGVVEKDIKDIQHHLKKMEGRRLDYDYKKKRQGKIPDEEIRQSLEKFNESRDAAEGSMYNLLETDVEQVTQLAALVESMLQYHRNATEILEELSGEITRRVEDSRNQPRREYRPKPRQPSFDYGDTEESNGGYTPTATSPPAYSPAEPCCKALYDFEPENENELGFREGDTITLISYIDENWYEGKLRGKTGYFPTNYVDVIVPISH; from the exons ATGGTGAGTGAGAAGGTCGGCGGTGCAGAGGGAACCAAGCTGGATGAAGACTTCAAGGATCTTGAAAGG AAAGCAGATGTTACCAGCAAAGCAGTGCTTGATGTCATCAACAAAACAACAGAGTACCTCCAGCCGAACCCAGCCCACAGAACCAAGCTGGCCATGCTCAACACCGTGTCCAAATTCCGCGGGCAGCTCAACAGTCCTGGCTACCCGCAGTCCGAAGCCCTGCTAGGAGAGAGCATGATGAAATATGGAGCGGACCTGGGCCACGACAACAACTTTG GGGCCGCTCTTATGGCTGTTGGAGAATCAATGAAGAAATTGGCTGCGGTCAAGGACAGTCTGGACATAGACGTTAAGCAGAATTTTATTGACCCGCTGCAAGGCGTTGTGGAGAAAGACATCAAAGATATTCAG CACCACTTGAAGAAGATGGAAGGCCGCCGCCTGGATTACGACTATAAAAAGAAACGGCAGGGTAAAATTCCCGATGAGGAGATCAGGCAGTCCTTGGAGAAGTTCAACGAGTCGCGAGACGCGGCTGAGGGTTCCATGTACAATCTGCTGGAGACCGAT GTGGAGCAAGTCACCCAGCTGGCAGCTTTGGTAGAATCCATGCTGCAGTACCACAGAAACGCCACCGAGATTCTAGAGGAACTTTCTGGTGAAATAACGAGAAG GGTTGAAGACAGTCGCAACCAACCAAGGCGAGAGTACAGACCCAAACCCAGACAGCCGAGCTTTGACTATGGAGACACCGAGGAGTCCAACGGAGGTTACACGCCAACTGCAACAAGCCCTCCGGCTTACTCTCCAG CCGAGCCGTGCTGTAAAGCGCTCTACGACTTTGAGCCCGAGAATGAGAACGAGCTGGGCTTCCGCGAGGGCGACACCATCACCTTGATCAGTTACATCGACGAGAACTGGTACGAGGGGAAGCTCCGCGGCAAGACGGGATACTTCCCCACTAACTACGTTGACGTCATCGTTCCAATCTCGCACTGA
- the LOC133165125 gene encoding endophilin-A2-like isoform X1, with the protein MSVAGIKKQFYKASQMVSEKVGGAEGTKLDEDFKDLERKADVTSKAVLDVINKTTEYLQPNPAHRTKLAMLNTVSKFRGQLNSPGYPQSEALLGESMMKYGADLGHDNNFGAALMAVGESMKKLAAVKDSLDIDVKQNFIDPLQGVVEKDIKDIQHHLKKMEGRRLDYDYKKKRQGKIPDEEIRQSLEKFNESRDAAEGSMYNLLETDVEQVTQLAALVESMLQYHRNATEILEELSGEITRRVEDSRNQPRREYRPKPRQPSFDYGDTEESNGGYTPTATSPPAYSPGSSVPRASFKNRATEPCCKALYDFEPENENELGFREGDTITLISYIDENWYEGKLRGKTGYFPTNYVDVIVPISH; encoded by the exons ATGGTGAGTGAGAAGGTCGGCGGTGCAGAGGGAACCAAGCTGGATGAAGACTTCAAGGATCTTGAAAGG AAAGCAGATGTTACCAGCAAAGCAGTGCTTGATGTCATCAACAAAACAACAGAGTACCTCCAGCCGAACCCAGCCCACAGAACCAAGCTGGCCATGCTCAACACCGTGTCCAAATTCCGCGGGCAGCTCAACAGTCCTGGCTACCCGCAGTCCGAAGCCCTGCTAGGAGAGAGCATGATGAAATATGGAGCGGACCTGGGCCACGACAACAACTTTG GGGCCGCTCTTATGGCTGTTGGAGAATCAATGAAGAAATTGGCTGCGGTCAAGGACAGTCTGGACATAGACGTTAAGCAGAATTTTATTGACCCGCTGCAAGGCGTTGTGGAGAAAGACATCAAAGATATTCAG CACCACTTGAAGAAGATGGAAGGCCGCCGCCTGGATTACGACTATAAAAAGAAACGGCAGGGTAAAATTCCCGATGAGGAGATCAGGCAGTCCTTGGAGAAGTTCAACGAGTCGCGAGACGCGGCTGAGGGTTCCATGTACAATCTGCTGGAGACCGAT GTGGAGCAAGTCACCCAGCTGGCAGCTTTGGTAGAATCCATGCTGCAGTACCACAGAAACGCCACCGAGATTCTAGAGGAACTTTCTGGTGAAATAACGAGAAG GGTTGAAGACAGTCGCAACCAACCAAGGCGAGAGTACAGACCCAAACCCAGACAGCCGAGCTTTGACTATGGAGACACCGAGGAGTCCAACGGAGGTTACACGCCAACTGCAACAAGCCCTCCGGCTTACTCTCCAG GTTCGTCCGTCCCGAGAGCGTCCTTCAAGAacagagcga CCGAGCCGTGCTGTAAAGCGCTCTACGACTTTGAGCCCGAGAATGAGAACGAGCTGGGCTTCCGCGAGGGCGACACCATCACCTTGATCAGTTACATCGACGAGAACTGGTACGAGGGGAAGCTCCGCGGCAAGACGGGATACTTCCCCACTAACTACGTTGACGTCATCGTTCCAATCTCGCACTGA
- the stap2a gene encoding signal-transducing adaptor protein 2a codes for MAAAPVRQRPGPGGTRAQLPPCYYEGYLEKRGPKEQAPRRLWTSLCGNALYFFNNSKDTHYVEKMDLSGFVSLKDDCSRDRNLEAARLILRMKDGETRITTPNLESRELWKGFLYSVIDLNVPSNLTLLPGQLQMLKEVVDKERSRRRNRTPTRAPPSPLSVPLVGEIPPCFRPVSRTEAEVLLERHPDCGNMLLRPGRDGSSLAVTTRQDLNGSVFRHYRVTQRDQGGYVIDVENPIPCATLHDVINALVEKTAGTLQPFLLEEPYEENITYVSANDENGEMILHTAPTSPLPKPPVLPPKQVGADRWPSSPPPRSPAPDRRLLTSSVPASPTNPMRRLILSPSPLAHSLNEELKMKLEKRRASQD; via the exons ATGGCGGCTGCACCCGTCAGGCAGCGCCCCGGACCGGGGGGGACCCGTGCACAGCTCCCTCCCTGTTACTACGAAGGCTATCTGGAGAAGCGAGGACCCAAGGAACAG GCTCCCAGGCGTCTGTGGACATCTCTGTGTGGGAATGCGTTGTATTTCTTCAATAATTCCAAGGACACTCAT TATGTAGAGAAGATGGACCTCAGCGGCTTTGTGTCCCTGAAGGACGACTGTAGCCGGGATAGAAATTTAGAAGCAGCCAGACTCATCCTACGCATGAAGGACGGAGAAACCAGAATAACG acaCCCAACCTGGAATCAAGGGAGCTGTGGAAGGGTTTCCTCTACTCTGTGATAGAT TTGAATGTACCATCAAACCTGACCCTGCTGCCGGGCCAGCTCCAGATGCTGAAGGAAGTTGTGGACAAAGAAAGGTCCAGGCGGAGAAACCGCACACCCACACGAGCACCTCCTtcgcctctctctgtcccgttAGTCGGAGAGATCCCGCC GTGTTTCCGCCCAGTGTCACGAACCGAGGCTGAAGTCCTCTTAGAAAGGCACCCAGATTGTGGCAACATGTTGCTGCGTCCCGGAAGAGACGGAAGCTCATTGGCCGTCACCACGCGACAGGACCTCAACGG ATCAGTTTTCAGACATTACCGAGTAACACAGAGAGACCAGGGTGGCTATGTGATTGATGTGGAAAACCCG ATTCCCTGTGCAACCCTTCATGATGTCATTAATGCCCTTGTGGAGAAGACAGCTGGAACTCTTCAACCTTTTCTCCTCGAAGAACCTTATGAGGAGAACATTA CATACGTTTCTGCCAACGACGAGAACGGAGAAATGATTCTCCACACCGCCCCCACCAGCCCCCTTCCAAAGCCTCCCGTGCTGCCCCCGAAGCAAG TTGGTGCGGATCGTTGGCCGAGCAGCCCCCCGCCACGCTCCCCTGCTCCGGACCGCCGCCTCCTAACATCTTCAGTGCCTGCCTCGCCCACCAACCCCATGAGACGACTCATCCTATCACCTTCCCCTCTTGCACACT CTCTCAACGAGGAGCTCAAAATGAAGCTGGAGAAGAGACGAGCCAGTCAGGATTAG
- the LOC133165144 gene encoding zinc finger protein 572-like, giving the protein MFARTTPDYGQMFCGTKEENEQQHQRPDAVCKELRVVLMRLTTGVSEKYLCPWKQGPGIPIKEEEEEPVRIRMKMEEEEDRDKSLWTSVNLKSELGDNVESEETSVILKSEVGDNGEREENRRAESPTRSSTQDILEDESDHRGTSREVIEISDNTSHDSDTDYYDDDVGGGDDDKDEDYCYDEDDDIDDDRDEVECSQCGKNFHSKSYLKCHMRTHTGEKPYICSVCGKGFTSSSLLLHHSQTHKGEKPFVCSFCGKRFSVKSILTCHTRTHTGEKPYSCSDCGKGFFSTSSLSKHKKTHSGEKPFACLICNKKFRWKTGLAEHSLTHSGEKPFACSVCGQGFSQRCNLKRHRRTHTGEKAFPCTFCAKRFSSKQQVQLHKCSGKKSELKLS; this is encoded by the exons atgtttgcaagaaccacacccGACTACGGGCAGATGTTTTGTGGAACAAAAGAggagaacgagcaacaacatcaACGGCCGGATGCTGTTTGCAAGGAGCTTCGTGTTGTACTTATGCGACTAACAACAG GAGTCAGTGAAAAATACCTTTGTCCTTGGAAACAGGGGCCAGGTATTCCAattaaagaggaggaggaagagcccgTTCGCATCAGGATgaagatggaggaggaagaggatagAGACAAGTCGTTATGGACTTCTGTCAATTTAAAAAGTGAACTTGGAGATAATGTTGAGAGTGAGGAGACTTCTgtcattttaaaaagtgaagttGGAGACAATGGTGAACGAGAGGAGAACAGGAGGGCGGAGTCTCCAACCAGAAGCTCAACTCAAGACATATTAGAAGATGAATCAGACCACCGGGGAACATCACGAGAAGTGATAGAGATAAGTGATAACACGTCACACGATTCTGACACTGATTATTATGACGACGAtgttggtggtggtgatgatgacaAAGATGAAGATTATTGTTACGATGAGGACGACGACATTGATGATGATCGTGATGAAGTTGAATGTTCTCAGTGTGGAAAAAATTTTCACTCAAAGTCTTATTTGAAATGtcacatgagaacacacactggagaaaaaccttacatttgctcagtttgtggtaaaGGATTCACTTCATCCTCACTTTTATTACATCACAGCCAAACGCACAAGGGAGAAAAGCCTTTCGTCTGCTCATTTTGCGGTAAAAGATTCTCCGTAAAGTCAATCTTAACGTgtcacacaagaacacacactggagagaaaccctACTCGTGCTCAGATTGCGGGAAaggctttttttccacttcaagtttaagtaaacacaaaaaaacacacagtggagaaaaaccttttgcctgcttAATTTGTAATAAAAAATTCCGTTGGAAGACTGGTTTAGCGGAGCACTCACTGACGCATAGtggagaaaaaccttttgcctgctctGTTTGTGGCCAAGGATTCTCTCAAAGATGTAATTTGAAAAGACACAGAAGAacgcacactggagagaaagctTTTCCTTGCACCTTTTGTGCCAAACGATTCTCTAGTAAACAGCAGGTTCAGTTGCACAAGTGTTCTGGTAAGAAAAGTGAGTTGAagctttcataa
- the LOC133165121 gene encoding zinc finger protein 771-like isoform X1 → MPETCCVVGCSNRRGDKPNLSFYRFPANIKKRDKWIAAICRERWKPTMYTRICNEHFISGAKSEDPLSPDYVPSIFEHTQSPPKRKLKRSMKIFERRQNLKHRKRDRERSLAAALGNISQSVPCENDQLPAGEDVVHAEIRKEGMVTTATQTDITGEAMDSLTAECKNLRAELDELKDSLKRSTWKEESFKDDGEKYSCPWKQESDFLPIKKEEEEVPVHRREEEEEVKSLLTFVIFKSEVGDNDESEENRGAEPLSSTSSDVKIEDDADHWGPSQAQSDDTSHSADNDDGGHVGANDKDEDCNDDEDDDDDELFECSQCGKKVRSKCYLKIHMRKHTGEKPFICSICGKRFSVRTVLISHTRTHTGEKPFSCSDCGKCFSASGTLQRHLQRHSGEKPFACFVCGKSFYAKGHLARHSLTHSGEKAFGCSVCGQRFSQNCNLKTHRRTHTGEKAFPCINCDKRFSSKQQFQMHKCSGEKSDS, encoded by the exons ATGCCGGAAACCTGCTGTGTTGTTGGATGTAGCAATAGACGAGGGGATAAACCAAATCTTAGCTTCTATAGATTTCCGGCAAACATCAAAAAACGCGATAAATGGATCGCGGCGATTTGTCGTGAACGATGGAAACCTACGATGTACACAAGGATAtgcaatgagcacttcatatcag gTGCAAAAAGCGAAGATCCACTATCCCCAGACTATGTGCCAAGTATATTTGAGCATACCCAGTCACCTCCCAAACGAAAACTCAAACGTTCAATGAAGATCtttgagagaagacaaaatctcAAGCATCGCAAGAGAGACCGCGAGAGGTCATTGGCAGCAGCACTTGGCaatatttcccagtctgtcccttgtgaaaatgatcaactacCCGCTGGTGAAGATGTGGTGCACGCTGAGATTCGAAAAGAAGGCATGGTGACTACTGCCACACAGACGGATATCACTGGCGAAGCAATGGATTCCCTCACTGCAGAGTGTAAAAATCTGCGCGCAGAACTTGATGAACTGAAGGACAGTTTGAAACGCTCTACATGGAAGGAAGAATCTTTCAAGG ATGATGGTGAAAAATATAGTTGCCCTTGGAAGCAGGAGTCAGATTTCCTTCCAattaaaaaggaggaggaggaggtgcctGTTCAcagaagagaggaggaggaagaggtcaAGTCATTATTGACCTTTGTTATTTTCAAAAGTGAAGTCGGGGACAATGATGAGAGTGAGGAGAACAGGGGGGCGGAGCCTTTGAGCAGCACCTCGAGCGATGTGAAAATAGAAGATGATGCAGACCACTGGGGACCATCACAAGCACAAAGTGATGACACATCACACTCCGCTGACAATGACGATGGTGGTCATGTTGGGGCTAATGACAAAGATGAAGACTGtaatgatgatgaggatgatgacgatgatgaactCTTTGAATGTTCTCAGTGTGGGAAAAAAGTTCGCTCCAAATGTTATTTGAAGATTCACATGAGAAaacacacgggagaaaaaccaTTCATCTGCTCGATTTGTGGTAAAAGATTCTCTGTAAGGACAGTTTTAATAAgtcacacaagaacacacactggagagaaacctttttcctgctcagattGCGGGAAATGCTTTTCTGCAAGTGGAACTTTACAAAGGCACTTGCAAAGACATAGtggagaaaaaccttttgcTTGCTTTGTTTGTGGTAAAAGTTTCTATGCAAAGGGACATTTAGCAAGgcactcacttacacatagtGGAGAAAAAGCTTTTGGCTGCTCTGTTTGTGGCCAACGATTCTCTCAAAACTGTAATTTGAAAACACACCGAAGAACGCACACTGGAGAAAAAGCTTTTCCTTGCATCAATTGTGACAAAAGATTCTCTAGTAAACAGCAGTTTCAGATGCACAAGTGTTCTGGTGAGAAAAGTGATAGTTGA
- the LOC133165121 gene encoding gastrula zinc finger protein XlCGF17.1-like isoform X2, with translation MFARTTAEYVQELCGIKEENELQHQRLDAVDDGEKYSCPWKQESDFLPIKKEEEEVPVHRREEEEEVKSLLTFVIFKSEVGDNDESEENRGAEPLSSTSSDVKIEDDADHWGPSQAQSDDTSHSADNDDGGHVGANDKDEDCNDDEDDDDDELFECSQCGKKVRSKCYLKIHMRKHTGEKPFICSICGKRFSVRTVLISHTRTHTGEKPFSCSDCGKCFSASGTLQRHLQRHSGEKPFACFVCGKSFYAKGHLARHSLTHSGEKAFGCSVCGQRFSQNCNLKTHRRTHTGEKAFPCINCDKRFSSKQQFQMHKCSGEKSDS, from the exons atgtttgcaagaaccacagcTGAGTACGTGCAAGAACTTTGTGGAATAAAAGAGGAGAACGAACTACAACATCAACGGCTGGACGCTGTTG ATGATGGTGAAAAATATAGTTGCCCTTGGAAGCAGGAGTCAGATTTCCTTCCAattaaaaaggaggaggaggaggtgcctGTTCAcagaagagaggaggaggaagaggtcaAGTCATTATTGACCTTTGTTATTTTCAAAAGTGAAGTCGGGGACAATGATGAGAGTGAGGAGAACAGGGGGGCGGAGCCTTTGAGCAGCACCTCGAGCGATGTGAAAATAGAAGATGATGCAGACCACTGGGGACCATCACAAGCACAAAGTGATGACACATCACACTCCGCTGACAATGACGATGGTGGTCATGTTGGGGCTAATGACAAAGATGAAGACTGtaatgatgatgaggatgatgacgatgatgaactCTTTGAATGTTCTCAGTGTGGGAAAAAAGTTCGCTCCAAATGTTATTTGAAGATTCACATGAGAAaacacacgggagaaaaaccaTTCATCTGCTCGATTTGTGGTAAAAGATTCTCTGTAAGGACAGTTTTAATAAgtcacacaagaacacacactggagagaaacctttttcctgctcagattGCGGGAAATGCTTTTCTGCAAGTGGAACTTTACAAAGGCACTTGCAAAGACATAGtggagaaaaaccttttgcTTGCTTTGTTTGTGGTAAAAGTTTCTATGCAAAGGGACATTTAGCAAGgcactcacttacacatagtGGAGAAAAAGCTTTTGGCTGCTCTGTTTGTGGCCAACGATTCTCTCAAAACTGTAATTTGAAAACACACCGAAGAACGCACACTGGAGAAAAAGCTTTTCCTTGCATCAATTGTGACAAAAGATTCTCTAGTAAACAGCAGTTTCAGATGCACAAGTGTTCTGGTGAGAAAAGTGATAGTTGA
- the sema4e gene encoding semaphorin-4E → MQPLFCISAFLFLPLALMLDDDSPLDLVPRRYVPYHNGNIRLFREEGVSNYSVMLLREDMKLLLLGAREALFALDLEDISKKQAFVKWEVTQEQMDDCHNKGRDLETECKNYIKILHKMEDNRMYVCGTNAFDPECDYMSYANGELTLEKKAEDGKGKCPFNPFQKHASIMVDNNLYSATSMNFLGSELVLMRSSPPIRTEIKTSWLNEPNFVSLAQMPESDQDNDDKVYLFFSETAVEYDCYKKPVVVSRVARVCKADVGGRRTLQRKWTSFLKARLECPVLGSQLPNIIQNTYRWCDPQQHWNNCLFYAIFTPQSDTSDLSAVCAYNISDINRVFAEGQFKTLVPVESSFIWAPYSGEVPDPRPGSCQTGSLDLPDQTLHFIKDRPLMDDIIQPKGEKPLLERRGAAFTSIVVNQVQATDGHDYHVMFIGTEDGALVKAVNYDGEMFIIEQVQLFQSREAVKILRFSDVTKRLYAGSDSGVAQVPLAACERSSSCLDCILARDPYCGWDTDAGSCVALSSTQRQLIQSVREGNASLCPTADPVHVVNHFFSPGGSVKLFCPSSSNLATTKWEQDGHLVVSSSRHQILQDGLIILNASDSDAGRYHCLSVERSKIDAYAATVAEYQLSLKGEPRAPQARTKGSSVVGLQVVVGLLVVSLVALLAWNFYKGHLPLPWNCSKKNRGKSYESNGQEDGGPL, encoded by the exons ATGCAGCCCCTGTTCTGTATCAGCGCGTTTCTGTTCCTCCCTCTGGCCTTGATGCTGGATGATGACTCACCACTGGACCTCGTCCCCCGCAGATATGTGCCCTATCACA ACGGCAATATTCGTCTCTTTCGCGAAGAAGGGGTGTCCAACTATAGCGTCATGCTGTTGCGAGAGGACatgaagctgctgctgctgggtgCCAGGGAGGCGCTTTTTGCCCTTGACCTCGAGGACATTTCCAAGAAACAAGCCTTT GTGAAATGGGAGGTGACGCAAGAGCAAATGGATGACTGTCACAACAAAGGAAGAGATCTTGAA acagagtGCAAGAACTATATCAAGATTCTGCACAAGATGGAGGATAACAGGATGTACGTGTGCGGAACCAATGCGTTTGATCCCGAGTGTGACTACATG TCTTATGCAAATGGAGAACTCACACTGGAGAAGAAGGCCGAAGATGGTAAAGGGAAATGTCCTTTTAATCCTTTCCAAAAACATGCCTCCATCATGGTTG ACAATAACTTGTACTCGGCCACGTCAATGAACTTCCTGGGCTCGGAGTTGGTCTTAATGCGCAGCTCTCCTCCCATTCGAACTGAGATAAAAACCTCCTGGCTCAATG AGCCCAACTTTGTCTCTCTAGCTCAAATGCCAGAAAGCGATCAGGACAATGATGACAAGGTCTACTTGTTTTTCAGCGAAACGGCAGTTGAGTACGACTGCTACAAGAAACCGGTAGTGGTTTCTCGTGTAGCTCGTGTCTGCAag GCAGACGTAGGAGGACGGAGGACCTTGCAGAGAAAGTGGACATCCTTCCTGAAAGCCAGGCTGGAATGTCCTGTCCTGGGCTCGCAGCTGCCCAACATCATCCAAAATACATACCGCTGGTGTGATCCGCAGCAGCACTGGAATAACTGTTTATTCTACGCCATCTTCACCCCACAGTC CGACACGTCTGACCTGTCTGCAGTGTGTGCGTACAACATATCTGACATCAACCGAGTGTTTGCGGAGGGGCAGTTCAAGACGCTGGTCCCTGTCGAATCCTCCTTCATTTGGGCGCCATACAGCGGGGAGGTCCCTGACCCTCGACCTGGATCT TGTCAAACTGGGTCTCTGGACCTCCCGGACCAAACCCTTCACTTCATCAAAGATAGGCCTCTGATGGATGACATTATTCAGCCAAAAGGCGAGAAACCTCTACTAGAGAGAAGAGGAGCCGCCTTTACGAGCATTGTGGTCAACCAAGTGCAAGCAACGGATGGCCACGATTACCATGTGATGTTCATAGGCACAG AGGACGGCGCCCTTGTCAAAGCAGTAAACTACGACGGCGAGATGTTCATCATTGAACAAGTTCAGCTTTTCCAATCCCGCGAGGCAGTTAAGATCCTGCGCTTTTCCGACGTCACG AAGCGACTATACGCGGGCTCCGACTCGGGAGTGGCGCAGGTGCCTCTCGCCGCCTGTGAGAGATCTTCGTCTTGTTTGGATTGTATTCTGGCAAGAGATCCCTACTGCGGATGGGATACAGATGCTGGGAGTTGCGTCGCCCTTTCCAGTACACAGAG GCAGCTAATCCAGAGTGTAAGAGAAGGGAACGCCTCTCTCTGTCCAACAGCTG atcCCGTCCATGTTGTTAACCATTTTTTCTCGCCTGGTGGGAGCGTGAAACTTTTCTGCCCTTCATCGTCAAACTTGGCAACAACCAAGTGGGAGCAAGACGGTCACCTTGTGGTTTCTTCAAGCCGCCATCAGATCCTACAAGACGGACTCATCATTCTCAACGCCTCGGACTCCGACGCCGGCCGCTACCACTGCCTGTCGGTGGAGCGCTCCAAAATTGACGCGTACGCCGCCACTGTGGCGGAGTATCAGCTCAGCTTGAAAGGGGAACCGAGAGCGCCTCAAGCTCGGACGAAAGGTTCCTCTGTGGTCGGACTGCAGGTTGTCGTCGGGCTTCTGGTTGTTTCTCTGGTGGCCCTTTTGGCCTGGAATTTTTACAAAGGCCATCTACCTCTTCCCTGGAACTGCAGCAAAAAGAATAGGGGAAAATCCTACGAGTCAAATGGGCAGGAGGATGGAGGCCCACTGTGA